A stretch of Pelecanus crispus isolate bPelCri1 chromosome 3, bPelCri1.pri, whole genome shotgun sequence DNA encodes these proteins:
- the OGFRL1 gene encoding opioid growth factor receptor-like protein 1, with amino-acid sequence MGSLLSGVSFKEPTTVEDCDSTWETDSEPEAADPGGEPRRQEGVCTAAGGGEEPAEPPVADCRPQEPPPPPPPEEGERAEADASSPEQSGDGTELTAKPKRSFYAARDLYKYRHQYPQNFKDLRYQNDLCNLRFYKNKIPFKPDGVYIEEVLNKWKGDYEKLEHNHTYIQWLFPLREQGLNFCAKELTTYEIEEFKKTKEAIRRFLLAYKMMLEFFGIKLIDKTGNVARAANWQERFQHLNESQHNYLRITRILKSLGELGYESFKSPLVKFILHEALVEDTIPNIKQSALEYFVYTIRDRRERRKLLRFAQQHYTPSEHFIWGPPRKQKSEGSKTNKKPASPISIHNSYISKHKKPKEPKNTLASGSSSSKTTEERKVELTKNGEENDQDEQEINCDAVRQNNSEKNSDTDTSQLSKSEEINDTSDRKEDSSHSKKDNEDLNNDCGNHPGTIEKDLCDTENSSNNMSADLQDNLDKDMLSGGTTTKNKDDLKS; translated from the exons atGGGCAGCCTGCTGAGCGGGGTCAGCTTCAAGGAGCCCACCACGGTGGAGGACTGCGACTCCACCTGGGAGACCGACTCGGAGCCCGAGGCGGCGGATCCCGgcggggagccgcggcggcAGGAGGGGGTGTGCACCGCCGCGGGAGGCGGGGAAGAGCCGGCCGAGCCGCCCGTCGCAGACTGCCGGCCCCaggagcccccgccgccgccgccgccggaggaAGGGGAGCGGGCAGAGGCGGACGCCAGCAGCCCCGAGCAG AGTGGTGATGGAACTGAGCTGACAGCCAAGCCAAAGAGAAGCTTCTACGCAGCAAGAGATTTATACAAGTATCGACACCAGTATCca caGAACTTTAAAGATCTTCGGTATCAAAATGACTTGTGCAATCTCcgcttttacaaaaataaaatcccttttAAGCCTGATG gGGTTTATATTGAAGAAGTCCTAAATAAATGGAAGGGAGACTATGAAAAACTGGAACATAACCACACTTACATACAGTG gcTTTTCCCACTGAGGGAGCAAGGTCTGAACTTCTGTGCTAAAGAATTAACTACATATGAAATTGAG gaattcaagaaaacaaaagaagcaaTTAGAAGATTCCTTTTGGCTTACAAAATGATGTTGGAGTTTTTTGGAATAAAACTAATTGATAAAACTGGAAACGTAGCACGAGCTGCTAACTGGCAAGAAAGATTTCAGCATTTGAATGA gtcTCAACACAACTACTTGAGAATCACTCGAATTCTGAAAAGTCTGGGCGAGCTTGGATATGAGAGTTTCAAATCTCCCCTGGTAAAATTTATTCTCCATGAAGCTCTTGTGGAAGATACCATTCCCAACATTAAGCAAAGTGCTCTAGAATATTTTGTGTATACTATTAGAGACcgaagagaaaggaggaaactCCTGAGATTTGCCCAGCAACATTATACGCCCTCAGAGCATTTTATCTGGGGACccccaagaaaacagaagtcggagggaagcaaaacaaataaaaagccagCATCTCCAATTTCTATTCACAATAGTTATATTTCTAAGCATAAGAAACCAAAAGAGCCTAAGAATACATTGGCAAGTGGAAGCTCATCTAGTAAaacaactgaagaaagaaaggtaGAACTCACAAAAAACGGGGAAGAAAATGACCAGGATGAACAAGAAATTAATTGTGATGCTGTTAGGCAGAACAACAGTGAAAAGAACAGTGATACTGATACCAGTCAGCtttcaaaatcagaagaaattaatgatacttcagacagaaaggaagacagttctcattccaaaaaaGATAATGAAGATCTGAACAATGACTGTGGAAATCACCCTGGCACTATAGAGAAAGATTTATGTGACACTGAGAATTCTTCAAACAACATGTCAGCAGACCTACAAGATAACCTTGATAAGGATATGCTTTCAGGGGGGACCACCACAAAAAATAAGGATGATCTCAAATCATGA